A DNA window from Anastrepha ludens isolate Willacy chromosome 6, idAnaLude1.1, whole genome shotgun sequence contains the following coding sequences:
- the LOC128866988 gene encoding mediator of RNA polymerase II transcription subunit 23: protein MDTEILEAVNSFLKVEPIEEAFLSVIVYKSNAEEDKASSFTECILRKFEDVPQDNKEGLVRQYLQRAATATNISHLRVLMNTLSKLAETHAITARMLCDKILLCDRLVYENANFWVESFKIIKRVLSLVDYKGVREIMKMCRDKAQTFPVNINVCFLPQLQALRDTLNYIFDRNNCLLPGYFIANEIMKPPPYHWTINKMMTDFMEEFRRTAQMVSIIGHSHMLPIVECFGYADHMMNSWKLDPNTLRFVFKGNLPYDADLLEEQTKLLRYVLDQPYSKEMVSVMMSLQKQQKQRCNALEEQLVNLIISAMEMTESNDSMMGSSFNVYEEQTSMNEWVWLHLSSQLIYFVLFQFVSFSHIVTALYEKLSKKELRKGRDQLMWILLQFISGSIQKNPIANFLPTFKLFDLLYPEQEPLKLPDCTKSSLLRQMAPICIWIHLMKKARLENMNINRPLPIALKNHHDFLQHLVMPNTMMSMNLGNDFRIILICNAYSTNQEYFSRPMNILTEALNGNAKTAAGGQVPSAPFSMVVLDSLTVHSKMSLIHSFFTQMIKQAQAKSSIPAPALVETYARLLVYTEIESLGIKGFLQQLLPAVFKHQAWGILHTLLEMFLYRLHHIPTQYRLQLLSHCTVVSPQTNKMQLNLCFESTALRLITGLGSVEMQPQMSRYFSEKPPGSVASSESEELNRVLILTLARSMHMTGLGDELQPWCKELLSIIMQNTPHSWASHSLACFPPALNEFFVQNNHPLENKQLLKKSVEEEYRNWTSMSNDNDIMNHFIRPSTNPLFLCLLFKMIWETENVSPVAYKILEGISARALSAHLRKLCDYLVGEVANSNGKDFIHKCVDTINNMIWKYNIVTIDRVVLCLALRTQEGNEAQVCFLIIQLLLLKTSELRNRIQEFCKENHPDHWKQNNWHEKHLSFHQKYPEKFAPDESASHPPLPVYFSNVCLRFLPVLDIVVHRFIELPIQHVHQICEVILDHLSILYKFHDRPITYLYNTLHFYERILRERPSLKKKLVSAITGAFCDIRPPNWCVSEPYKIFMQNQELLWNPELNYYINLVRRLSDTITGKNLFFNTDWRFNEFPNAPAHALYVTCVELLSLPIAPSIVANNVVDVIVKGYSLIPQKEIHNYINAVGIILAALPETHWSVIYDRLQDALNAPKMVKWNYRFSAFELFNFKTVCESMIEKNYVLILAVAHSIFHHMGGFKLASMTKYIADKLKPCVRTEQQLVFLCHVFGPFLQRIDLEKPNTVAGIAIMIYEMLDVVDKAHGPAPLEYIDTICDFLYHIKYIHVGNVIKNESEVIIKRLRPALQLRLRFITRLNIEDINTEKNLNMPIAQQQQQQQQQQHQTTTQQQLTAVAQHQAQQLQQQQQQQKSSMVNAQSQQQQQQVQMQASGNAQQPTQQQQQQQQQLQQNVTMGGVGGGGNSGSAPGNHAQMTNYNLMAQQQQQQQHQQQQQQHMAGNMGQHQPQQMQYFMQNMPPRY from the exons ATGGACACGGAAATATTAGAAGCAGTTAACAGTTTCCTT AAAGTGGAGCCAATTGAGGAAGCGTTCCTCAGTGTTATTGTGTATAAGTCGAATGCCGAAGAGGACAAGGCGAGTTCATTTACCGAATGCATTT TGCGTAAATTCGAAGATGTGCCTCAGGATAACAAAGAGGGTTTGGTGAGGCAGTATTTGCAACGTGCAGCAACAGCCACGAATATATCACACCTACGTGTGCTAATGAATACATTAAGCAAACTGGCGGAGACACATGCTATAACAGCAAG AATGCTGTGTGATAAGATTTTGCTTTGCGATAGATTAGTATATGAAAATGCAAACTTTTGGGTCGaaagtttcaaaataattaaGCGCGTGCTATCGCTTGTAGACTATAAGGGAGTGCGTGAAATAATGAAG ATGTGTCGTGACAAGGCTCAAACCTTCCCCGTGAACATAAACGTCTGTTTCTTACCACAGTTGCAGGCTTTGAGGGATACGTTGAACTATATATTTGATCGGAATAACTGCTTACTGCCGGGTTACTTTATTGCCAATGAAATAATGAAGCCACCACCATACCATTGG ACAATTAATAAAATGATGACTGATTTCATGGAGGAATTCCGTAGAACCGCACAAATGGTCTCTATCATTGGCCACTCGCATATGTTGCCTATTGTTGAGTGCTTTGGTTATGCGGATCATATGATGAATTCTTGGAAATTAGATCCGAATACATTACGTTTCGTTTttaaaggtaatctgccataCGACGCGGATCTGCTAGAGGAACAAACCAAACTTTTACGTTACGTGCTTGATCAACCATACTCCAAAGAAATGGTATCTGTCATGATGAGTTTGCagaagcaacaaaagcaacgTTGCAATGCCCTTGAAGAGCAATTAGTGAATTTGATCATATCGGCAATGGAAATGACTGAGAGCAATGACTCTATGATGGGCAGTAGTTTTAATGTATACGAAGAGCAAACTTCCATGAACGAATGGGTATGGCTGCATCTATCGTCACAGCTTATTTACTTTGTGCTTTTCCAGTTTGTAAGTTTCTCACACATAGTGACGGCATTGTATGAGAAG CTTTCCAAGAAGGAGTTGCGAAAGGGACGCGATCAGCTTATGTGGATACTCTTGCAATTCATTTCTGGCAGCATACAAAAAAATCCA ATAGCGAATTTTCTACCTACATTCAAACTATTTGACTTGCTTTACCCCGAGCAGGAGCCTTTAAAATTACCAGATTGCACGAAATCCTCATTATTGCGTCag ATGGCACCCATATGCATTTGGATACACCTGATGAAAAAAGCTAGGCtggaaaatatgaatattaataGACCATTGCCGATTGCATTGAAAAACCATCATGA TTTCCTACAACACCTAGTTATGCCGAACACAATGATGTCTATGAATTTGGGCAATGATTTTCGTATTATACTTATTTGTAATGCCTATTCAACTAATCAAGAGTATTTTTCACGTCCAATGAATATACTAACCGAGGCGTTGAATGGCAATGCCAAAACTGCAGCGGGTGGTCAAGTACCCTCGGCGCCATTCTCTATGGTGGTTTTGGATAGCTTGACTGTGCACAGCAAAATGTCGCTCATACACAG TTTTTTTACGCAAATGATTAAACAAGCGCAGGCAAAGAGTTCCATACCAGCGCCGGCTTTAGTCGAAACCTATGCACGGTTGCTCGTTTACACTGAAATCGAATCTTTGGGCATTAAAGGGTTCTTGC aACAATTACTACCCGCTGTATTCAAACACCAAGCCTGGGGTATATTGCATACGCTACTGGAAATGTTTCTATATCGCTTACATCACATACCAACACAATACCGTTTACAGCTACTTTCGCACTGTACGGTCGTTTCGCCGCAAACCAACAAAATGCAGCTAAATTTGTG CTTTGAGTCGACGGCTTTGCGCCTTATCACTGGCTTGGGCTCAGTTGAAATGCAGCCGCAAATGTCGCGTTATTTCAGTGAGAAGCCACCTGGTTCTGTGGCGTCGAGCGAAAGTGAAGAACTGAATCGCGTGCTCATACTAACGCTGGCACGATCAATGCACATGACTGGACTCG GCGATGAACTGCAGCCTTGGTGCAAAGAGCTACTCAGTATTATTATGCAAAACACGCCACATTCTTGGGCCTCACATTCTCTAGCCTGTTTCCCGCCTGCGTTGAACGAATTTTTCGTGCAAAATAATCATCCCTTAGAGAATAAACAACTACTTAAAAAGTCAGTGGAGGAAGAATATCGTAACTGGACCTCAATGTCAAATGACAACGATATCATGAATCATTTTATACGGCCCAGTACCAACCCACTCTTCCTTTGCCTGCTCTTCAAAATGATTTGGGAAACTGAAAACGTCAGTCCGGTGGCATACAA AATCTTGGAGGGGATTAGCGCACGTGCATTATCAGCCCATTTACGCAAGTTATGCGACTACTTAGTCGGTGAAGTGGCCAATAGTAATGGCAAAGATTTCATACACAAATGTGTGGACACCATCAACAATATGATTTGGAAATACAATATCGTAACAATTGATCGAGTTGTACTGTGCTTGGCATTGCGCACGCAAGAGGGCAATGAGGCACAGGTGTGCTTCCTCATAATACAATTGCTGCTATTGAAGACATCGGAGTTGCGCAATCGCATACAGGAGTTTTGCAAAGAGAATCATCCCGATCATTGGAAGCAGAATAATTG GCATGAGAAACACTTGTCATTTCATCAGAAGTACCCCGAAAAATTCGCGCCTGATGAATCGGCCTCTCATCCACCATTGCCCGTATATTTCTCAAATGTTTGTCTAAGATTTTTGCCGGTATTGGACATTGTTGTGCATCGCTTTATTGAACTGCCCATACAACATGTGCACCAAATATGTGAAGTGATATTGGATCATCTAAgtattttgtacaaatttcatG ATCGTCCcattacatatttatacaaCACCTTGCATTTCTATGAACGTATTTTGCGTGAACGACCATCGCTTAAAAAGAAATTG gTCAGCGCCATTACTGGTGCCTTTTGCGACATACGTCCACCGAATTGGTGTGTTAGTGaaccatataaaatatttatgcaaaatcaGGAGTTGCTGTGGAATCCAGAACTAAATTACTATATCAACTTGGTGCGGCGTCTTTCTGATA CGATAACGGGCAAAAATCTCTTCTTCAATACCGATTGGCGTTTCAATGAGTTCCCCAATGCACCAGCCCATGCGCTATATGTCACGTGTGTTGAGTTGCTCAGTTTGCCAATCGCGCCGTCAATTGTGGCAAACAATGTTGTAGATGTCATTGTCAAAGGTTATTCGTTGATACCTCAAAAGGAGATACATAACTACATCAATGCTGTGGGTATTATATTAGCCGCATTACCCGAGACACACTGGAGTGTTATCTATGATCGTTTGCAAGACGCATTAAATGCCCCTAAAATGGTGAAATGGAATTACCGTTTTTCGGCTTTTGAACTGTTTAATTTCAAGACCGTTTGCGAATCAATGATTGAAAAGAATTATGTCTTAATACTGGCCGTAGCGCACTCCATTTTCCATCATATGGGTGGTTTTAAATTAGCGTCAATGACCAA GTATATCGCTGATAAGTTGAAGCCGTGTGTGCGCACTGAGCAACAGCTGGTTTTCCTGTGTCATGTATTTGGTCCATTTTTGCAGCGTATCGATTTAGAGAAGCCCAACACTGTGGCAGGCATTGCAATAATGATATACGAAATGCTCGATGTGGTAGACAAAGCGCACGGGCCTGCCCCACTCGAGTACATAGATACTATATGCGATTTTCT CTACCACATCAAATATATTCATGTCGGTAATGTCATCAAAAACGAATCAGAAGTGATCATCAAGCGTTTACGACCTGCTTTGCAATTGCGACTACGTTTTATAACGCGTTTGAATATCGAAGATATCAACACCGAGAAGAA TCTCAATATGCCTAtagcgcagcagcagcagcagcaacaacaacagcaacatcaaaCGACAACACAACAACAGCTTACTGCTGTCGCACAACATCAAGCTCAACAGctccaacaacagcaacaacaacaaaaatcgaGTATGGTCAACGCTCAGagtcagcagcaacagcaacaagtgCAAATGCAGGCTAGTGGCAATGCACAACAACCaacgcaacaacagcagcagcaacaacaacaattgcaacaaAATGTGACAATGGGTGGAGTAGGTGGCGGTGGTAATAGTGGTAGCGCGCCTGGAAATCATGCGCAAATGACTAATTACAATTTAATggcacaacagcaacagcaacaacaacatcagcagcagcagcaacaacatatGGCTGGAAACATGGGACAACATCAGCCACAAcaaatgcaatattttatgcaaaatatgccaCCGCGTTATTGA